Proteins encoded within one genomic window of Enterococcus haemoperoxidus ATCC BAA-382:
- a CDS encoding TVP38/TMEM64 family protein — MGRKILKRIIYVLPIVGVICFTGLVVYGYYKGIFHSVQSLQDFMKQFGEYAVLIFIFLQMLQVIVPILPGGISTLVGMLMFGSLPGLLYSYIGLMIGDVIVYWLARYYGKPFAQLILSKKRYLKFEKMLDQPEKGIKKLMIVTLLIPFAPDDLTCLVAGLADLPFKEYMKVLLLFKLWSVATYGYALLFLFNRFLIS, encoded by the coding sequence ATGGGGAGAAAAATTCTGAAACGAATTATCTATGTACTGCCTATTGTAGGAGTTATTTGTTTCACTGGTCTAGTGGTTTATGGATACTATAAAGGTATTTTTCATTCTGTTCAATCTTTACAGGACTTCATGAAACAATTTGGAGAATACGCAGTGTTGATTTTTATCTTTTTACAAATGCTTCAAGTGATTGTGCCAATTCTTCCAGGTGGAATTTCAACACTTGTTGGAATGCTGATGTTCGGAAGTCTACCTGGCTTACTCTATAGTTATATTGGTTTGATGATAGGTGATGTTATCGTCTATTGGCTAGCACGTTATTATGGGAAACCTTTTGCCCAGCTTATCCTTTCTAAGAAACGGTATTTAAAATTCGAAAAAATGTTGGACCAGCCTGAAAAAGGAATTAAGAAATTGATGATTGTTACGTTATTGATTCCTTTTGCACCAGATGATTTGACGTGTTTGGTTGCAGGTCTGGCTGATCTGCCGTTTAAGGAATATATGAAAGTGTTATTGCTTTTTAAACTTTGGTCCGTTGCGACTTATGGATATGCGTTGTTGTTCTTGTTTAATCGGTTTTTGATTAGTTAG
- a CDS encoding valine--tRNA ligase yields the protein MTEEKNLPTKYQPTEVEQGRYQKWLDQDLFKPNGNKEAKPYSIVIPPPNVTGKLHLGHAWDTTLQDMIIRQKRMQGFDTLWLPGMDHAGIATQAKVEEKLAEQDISRYDLGREKFVEQVWDWKEEYASHIREQWAKMGLSLDYSRERFTLDEGLSEAVRKVFVSLYEKDLIYRGEYIINWDPKAKTALSDIEVIHKDIEGAFYHMSYPLTDGTGVVEIATTRPETMLGDTAIAVHPDDERYQAIIGKTVTLPLVDKEIPIIADEYVDMEFGTGVVKITPAHDPNDFEVGNRHDLPRVNVMNEDGSMNDLAGKYAGMDRFAARKLIVSDLKEMGRLIKIETMNHSVGHSERTGVVVEPRLSTQWFVKMAPLAEKAIKNQETDDAVEFYPPRFNQTFLRWMENVHDWVISRQLWWGHQIPAWYHKETGEMYVGMEAPTDAENWTQDSDVLDTWFSSALWPFSTMGWPDEKAADYQHYFPTSTLVTGYDIIFFWVSRMMFQSLEFTGQAPFKNVLMHGLIRAEDGRKMSKSLGNGIDPMEVIDKYGADALRWFMSNGSTPGQDMRFSYEKMDASWNFINKIWNASRFVIMNVEGMSYEDIDFSGEKTVADRWILTRLNETIARVTDLFDRFEFGEAGRQLYNFIWDDFCDWYIEMSKEILYGENESAKQTTRSILVYTLDQILRLLHPIMPFVTEEIWENIPHEGVSLVVADYPVVHEAFSDETAARGMEVLKEVIRSVRNIRAEVNTPLSKPITLLIKTNDEAVDKFLIENTNYIERFCNPEELTIASDIIAPELAMSAVLTGAELYLPLAGLINVEEEIARLEKELDKWTQEVKRVQGKLANERFVSNAPNDVVEAEKAKEKDYLEKQVVVKERIAQLRTVN from the coding sequence GTCATTCCGCCACCAAACGTTACAGGTAAACTACATTTAGGTCATGCTTGGGATACAACTTTACAAGATATGATTATCCGTCAAAAAAGAATGCAAGGTTTTGATACTTTATGGCTTCCAGGAATGGATCATGCTGGGATTGCAACACAAGCAAAAGTAGAAGAAAAATTAGCAGAGCAAGATATTTCTCGTTACGATTTAGGTCGCGAAAAATTTGTTGAGCAAGTTTGGGATTGGAAAGAAGAATATGCTTCTCATATCCGTGAACAATGGGCAAAAATGGGCTTGTCACTAGATTATAGCCGTGAACGTTTTACCTTAGATGAGGGCTTGTCTGAAGCTGTCCGCAAAGTTTTCGTTTCTTTATATGAAAAAGACTTGATCTATCGTGGTGAATACATTATCAACTGGGATCCAAAAGCCAAAACAGCCTTATCTGATATCGAAGTTATCCACAAAGATATCGAAGGTGCGTTTTACCATATGAGTTATCCACTGACTGATGGAACAGGCGTTGTGGAAATCGCTACGACTCGTCCTGAAACAATGTTAGGAGATACAGCGATTGCCGTTCATCCTGATGACGAGCGTTACCAAGCAATAATCGGTAAGACAGTTACGCTACCTTTAGTAGACAAAGAAATTCCAATCATTGCTGATGAATATGTGGATATGGAATTTGGAACAGGGGTAGTAAAAATCACACCAGCTCATGATCCCAATGACTTTGAAGTCGGTAACCGTCACGATTTACCTCGCGTAAATGTAATGAATGAAGATGGTTCTATGAATGATTTAGCTGGTAAATATGCTGGTATGGATCGTTTTGCTGCACGTAAATTGATCGTTTCTGATCTTAAAGAAATGGGTCGTTTAATTAAAATTGAAACAATGAATCATAGCGTAGGGCATTCAGAACGGACTGGTGTTGTTGTTGAACCTCGTTTATCCACACAATGGTTTGTTAAAATGGCACCGTTAGCTGAAAAAGCAATTAAAAATCAAGAAACAGATGATGCGGTAGAATTTTATCCACCACGCTTTAACCAAACGTTCTTACGTTGGATGGAAAATGTGCATGACTGGGTAATTTCACGCCAATTATGGTGGGGACATCAAATCCCAGCTTGGTATCATAAAGAAACAGGCGAAATGTATGTTGGCATGGAAGCACCAACTGATGCAGAAAATTGGACACAAGATTCAGATGTATTAGATACATGGTTCAGCTCAGCATTATGGCCATTTTCAACAATGGGGTGGCCTGATGAAAAAGCAGCTGACTATCAGCATTATTTCCCAACAAGCACTCTGGTAACTGGCTACGATATTATCTTTTTCTGGGTTAGCCGTATGATGTTCCAAAGTTTAGAGTTTACAGGACAAGCGCCATTTAAAAATGTCTTGATGCATGGATTAATCAGAGCAGAAGACGGACGGAAAATGAGTAAATCTCTAGGAAACGGCATCGATCCAATGGAAGTCATCGATAAATACGGAGCAGATGCATTACGTTGGTTTATGTCAAATGGTTCAACACCTGGTCAAGATATGCGTTTCAGTTACGAAAAAATGGATGCTTCTTGGAACTTTATCAATAAAATCTGGAACGCCAGCCGTTTTGTGATCATGAATGTTGAGGGAATGTCTTATGAAGATATCGACTTTAGTGGTGAAAAAACTGTCGCAGATCGCTGGATCTTGACACGTTTAAATGAAACAATTGCTCGTGTGACTGATTTATTTGACCGCTTTGAATTTGGTGAAGCAGGTCGTCAGTTATATAACTTTATCTGGGACGATTTTTGTGACTGGTATATCGAAATGAGTAAAGAAATTCTTTACGGAGAAAATGAATCTGCCAAACAAACAACACGCAGTATTTTGGTGTATACACTAGACCAAATTTTACGTCTATTGCATCCAATCATGCCCTTTGTGACAGAAGAAATCTGGGAAAATATTCCTCATGAAGGTGTATCTCTTGTAGTTGCTGATTACCCAGTTGTTCACGAAGCGTTTTCAGATGAAACAGCCGCTCGTGGCATGGAAGTTTTAAAAGAAGTGATTCGTTCAGTACGTAATATTCGTGCTGAAGTGAACACACCGTTATCTAAGCCAATCACACTGTTAATTAAAACTAATGATGAAGCAGTTGATAAATTTTTAATCGAAAACACAAACTACATCGAGCGCTTCTGTAATCCAGAAGAATTAACGATTGCAAGTGACATTATTGCACCCGAATTAGCGATGTCAGCTGTTCTAACTGGAGCAGAGCTGTATCTGCCATTAGCTGGCTTGATCAATGTGGAAGAAGAAATAGCCCGTTTAGAGAAAGAATTGGATAAATGGACGCAAGAGGTCAAACGTGTTCAAGGAAAATTAGCGAATGAACGCTTCGTTTCTAATGCGCCAAATGATGTTGTGGAAGCAGAAAAAGCTAAAGAGAAAGATTATTTAGAGAAACAAGTAGTTGTGAAAGAACGAATTGCACAATTACGTACAGTGAATTAA
- a CDS encoding YfhO family protein: MSKTKKSLLVTGSFLLPFLLLIILWSILGLAPLGNNNLLVSDLGTQYMPFLSSLKQFFQGETYSLYSFSDALGGTILPLSAYYLLSPFNSLVLLFSYEQLPIAILLIITLKISLMGSSMFYYLQKTYRQSTISTLLFSTSYSLCGFVTVYCLNFMWLDALVLLPLLVLGIQRLWDHKKYVLYAVSLFSAIVTNYYMGYMLCIFAVCYSIYWYYQKTEPSKKKSIWLFIKESRLFFVTSFLTGISTSFILIPAVEGMLATKKTNFEWQTFLPTPNFGFNFLSQLGLGSVNFEWRLEHLPTIFSGILMALLFIAYFQLSAISKKEKIGAAFLVGFIFLSFWLELVNTIWHMFQSPAGFPYRNTFIFSFLVIKFAYEAFLKLKDGARLKIVVPCIFSGLLLIGYIALKFSKEKIFLLSDYYVVLSLFSIWLIFGLIVLIQKMHGSKRSGLYVLLFLVVCSELVFNFWISFKDIPFGNQEKFAQTYKIQDRIISDLQNKHPHLFRIKQTIDSDDAGYNEKNNGYNNPILYGYAGVSSYTSTLDAKTQDTLHALGLYQKNDRRIAYVDESKVINLLLNVNYQLTPEIKSYQENSSSDPSTNVYENEEAIGMGFLVPQKFGDLKLANDQPLKNQEMILQQIQENKQGYFQETQKVAWTTQVDNQYTLTTKTTTDGELYLFAPEIDWKKITSFKVNGGKIQPAVYIATNQLFNLGYFKKDDVVQLQLESEKELEEKTIELKTLQEETFDSLITKQKSKAIQLEEEVSGTLTGKITVTDPENSLLYLAIPYDKNWQITVDGKKVKAKSVLGNFTGIELTSGKHQIKMHYQQRNFIIGVLISISVLLSVLFYQLIKYFTRQKST, encoded by the coding sequence GGTCGATTTTAGGTTTAGCACCGTTAGGAAATAACAATCTCTTGGTAAGTGATTTAGGTACACAGTATATGCCATTTTTAAGTTCATTGAAGCAGTTTTTCCAAGGAGAAACTTACTCTTTATATTCATTTTCTGATGCCCTTGGTGGAACTATTTTACCCTTAAGCGCTTACTATTTATTAAGTCCTTTCAATAGTTTAGTCTTGCTGTTTTCTTATGAGCAATTGCCGATTGCTATCTTATTGATCATTACATTAAAAATTTCCCTCATGGGCAGCTCGATGTTTTATTATCTTCAAAAAACGTATCGGCAATCAACCATTTCAACTTTACTTTTTTCAACATCTTATAGCTTATGTGGCTTTGTAACGGTCTATTGTTTGAATTTCATGTGGTTGGACGCATTGGTTTTGCTCCCTTTACTAGTATTGGGGATTCAGCGATTATGGGATCATAAAAAGTATGTTCTTTATGCAGTCTCATTATTTTCAGCCATCGTAACCAATTATTATATGGGCTATATGCTCTGCATTTTTGCTGTATGCTACAGCATTTATTGGTATTATCAAAAAACAGAACCATCTAAAAAGAAATCGATTTGGCTATTTATTAAAGAAAGTCGTTTGTTTTTCGTTACTTCTTTCCTAACTGGGATTAGCACAAGCTTTATTTTGATTCCAGCTGTAGAAGGAATGTTAGCGACAAAGAAAACTAATTTTGAGTGGCAAACATTTTTACCGACACCTAATTTTGGTTTTAATTTTCTTTCGCAATTAGGTCTTGGCAGCGTTAATTTTGAATGGCGTTTAGAACATCTACCGACGATTTTTTCTGGAATCTTGATGGCCTTGCTTTTTATTGCTTATTTTCAGCTGTCAGCTATTTCTAAGAAAGAAAAAATTGGCGCTGCGTTTTTAGTTGGGTTTATTTTCTTGAGTTTCTGGTTGGAACTTGTCAATACGATTTGGCATATGTTTCAAAGTCCTGCAGGATTTCCGTATAGAAATACGTTTATCTTTAGTTTTTTGGTGATAAAATTTGCCTATGAAGCGTTTCTAAAATTGAAGGATGGCGCAAGATTAAAGATAGTTGTTCCTTGTATTTTTTCTGGATTGTTGCTTATTGGTTATATTGCTTTAAAATTTTCAAAAGAGAAAATCTTTTTACTGTCCGATTATTATGTTGTTCTCAGTCTATTTAGTATTTGGTTGATATTTGGTTTAATTGTCTTAATTCAAAAAATGCACGGCTCAAAAAGAAGCGGCCTTTATGTACTATTATTCCTAGTCGTTTGTTCTGAATTAGTCTTTAATTTTTGGATCAGCTTTAAGGATATTCCATTTGGAAACCAAGAAAAATTTGCACAAACCTATAAAATTCAGGATAGAATCATTTCTGATTTACAAAATAAACATCCTCATTTATTCAGGATAAAACAAACGATTGATTCCGATGATGCAGGTTATAATGAAAAAAATAATGGCTACAATAATCCAATTTTATATGGCTATGCTGGTGTTTCCAGCTATACCTCTACTCTAGATGCTAAAACCCAAGATACGTTACATGCTTTAGGTTTATATCAAAAAAATGACCGTAGAATCGCTTATGTGGATGAGTCGAAAGTTATCAACTTACTTTTAAATGTGAACTATCAGCTCACACCAGAAATTAAGTCATACCAAGAGAATAGTTCAAGTGATCCTTCAACAAATGTTTATGAAAATGAAGAAGCAATTGGCATGGGCTTTTTGGTCCCACAGAAATTCGGTGACCTTAAATTAGCTAACGATCAGCCTCTAAAAAATCAGGAAATGATTCTACAACAGATCCAAGAAAATAAACAAGGTTATTTTCAAGAAACACAAAAAGTAGCTTGGACAACTCAAGTAGACAATCAATACACACTCACTACAAAAACAACAACAGATGGTGAACTTTATCTTTTTGCACCAGAAATCGACTGGAAAAAGATCACTTCTTTTAAAGTAAATGGGGGAAAAATCCAGCCTGCGGTTTATATCGCAACAAATCAATTATTTAATCTTGGCTACTTCAAAAAAGATGACGTTGTTCAATTACAACTTGAATCTGAAAAAGAGCTTGAAGAAAAAACAATTGAATTAAAAACCTTACAAGAAGAAACCTTTGATTCATTAATTACCAAACAAAAGTCTAAAGCGATTCAGCTTGAAGAAGAAGTCTCAGGTACTTTGACTGGAAAAATCACCGTAACTGATCCAGAAAATTCATTGCTTTACTTGGCGATTCCCTATGATAAAAATTGGCAGATCACAGTCGATGGCAAAAAGGTCAAAGCTAAGTCGGTTTTAGGTAATTTTACTGGGATTGAATTAACTTCTGGTAAGCATCAAATTAAAATGCATTACCAACAACGAAACTTTATTATAGGAGTTTTGATTAGCATTTCTGTTCTTTTGAGCGTATTATTTTATCAACTAATAAAATACTTTACACGACAAAAATCAACCTAA